Proteins encoded in a region of the Elizabethkingia bruuniana genome:
- a CDS encoding ParA family protein, translated as MGKIIGVANQKGGVGKTTTSVNLASALGVLEKKVLLIDADPQANATSGLGVEEVYNSTYNVLENSKNVRECIQRTTSPNLDIMPSHIDLVAAEIELVDKERREYMLKEALKEIKNDYDYIIIDCAPSLGLITINALTAADSVIIPIQCEYFALEGLGKLLNTIKNVQRIHNPDLDIEGLLLTMYDSRLRLSNQVVEEVNSHFPDMVFSSIINRNVRLSEAPSFGESIIMYDAESKGAIQYIQLAEEVLLKNESKTKKKRETIER; from the coding sequence ATGGGTAAAATAATAGGAGTGGCAAACCAAAAAGGAGGCGTAGGAAAGACAACTACATCTGTTAATTTAGCTTCTGCATTGGGTGTTTTAGAGAAAAAAGTTTTACTAATAGATGCTGATCCACAGGCTAATGCAACTTCGGGCTTAGGAGTTGAAGAAGTATACAATTCTACATATAATGTTTTAGAAAACAGTAAGAATGTACGCGAATGTATACAGAGAACCACTTCTCCTAATCTGGATATTATGCCGTCGCATATTGACTTAGTTGCGGCTGAAATTGAACTCGTAGATAAAGAAAGACGTGAGTACATGCTGAAAGAAGCATTGAAGGAGATTAAAAATGATTATGATTACATTATCATCGACTGTGCTCCGAGTCTTGGACTTATTACGATAAACGCATTAACTGCTGCGGATTCAGTAATTATTCCTATCCAGTGCGAATATTTTGCTTTGGAAGGTCTGGGTAAGTTACTTAATACCATTAAAAATGTTCAGAGAATTCACAATCCGGATCTGGATATCGAAGGTTTATTGCTTACAATGTATGATAGCCGTTTAAGATTGTCTAATCAGGTTGTTGAAGAAGTTAATTCCCATTTCCCGGATATGGTATTCAGTAGTATTATCAACCGGAATGTAAGATTGAGTGAAGCGCCAAGTTTTGGAGAGTCTATCATTATGTACGATGCCGAAAGTAAAGGAGCTATACAATATATACAGCTTGCAGAAGAAGTTTTGTTGAAGAACGAGTCAAAAACCAAAAAGAAGAGAGAAACCATTGAAA